In a genomic window of Stakelama saccharophila:
- a CDS encoding CDP-alcohol phosphatidyltransferase family protein — MPNAVTAFAMCFGLTGIRFAIADDWERAVLMILIAGVLDGIDGRIARLVRGETRFGAELDSLSDAISFGVSPAIILYLWALIDVPKLGWIIALVYAVFCALRLARFNARIDVTDQPHKSAGLLTGVPAPAGAAAAMLPLYLWIFTGLPIFRSPWLVTVWVAFAAFLMVSSIATYSWSSLKLRRHIRFEAIVVVVIAGAALVTAPWQTLTVLTVAYLATIPFSVRSYRRIRRQRASAGVSPHAQTGEPPRGPGDGAEAGE, encoded by the coding sequence ATGCCGAATGCCGTAACGGCGTTTGCCATGTGCTTCGGGTTGACCGGCATTCGCTTCGCGATCGCGGACGACTGGGAACGTGCCGTCCTGATGATCCTGATCGCCGGCGTGCTGGACGGGATCGACGGCAGGATCGCCCGGCTCGTGCGCGGGGAGACGCGGTTCGGCGCGGAACTCGATTCGCTTTCGGACGCCATCTCCTTCGGCGTGTCGCCGGCGATCATCCTCTATCTCTGGGCGCTGATCGATGTACCCAAGCTCGGCTGGATCATCGCGCTGGTCTATGCCGTCTTCTGCGCCTTGCGCCTGGCGCGGTTCAACGCGCGGATCGACGTGACGGACCAGCCGCACAAATCCGCGGGATTGCTGACCGGCGTTCCAGCCCCGGCGGGCGCGGCGGCCGCGATGCTGCCGCTCTATCTGTGGATATTCACCGGCTTGCCGATCTTTCGTTCGCCCTGGCTGGTGACGGTCTGGGTCGCCTTCGCCGCATTCCTGATGGTGTCGAGCATCGCCACCTATTCCTGGTCGTCGCTCAAACTCCGGCGGCATATCCGGTTCGAGGCCATCGTCGTGGTCGTCATCGCCGGAGCGGCCCTGGTGACGGCGCCGTGGCAAACCCTGACAGTGCTCACCGTCGCTTATCTCGCCACCATCCCGTTCAGCGTGCGATCCTATCGGCGTATCAGGCGGCAGCGCGCCAGTGCGGGCGTATCGCCTCACGCGCAAACCGGCGAGCCGCCGCGCGGCCCTGGCGATGGGGCTGAAGCGGGGGAGTGA
- a CDS encoding phosphatidylserine decarboxylase translates to MTSLEKPEIGTTTVKWRFPSVHPEGRKYVAIAAAITFIVWLFVPVLTWPFIGLTVWVAAFFRDPVRVTPIGEDVLTAPADGLITMIERVPVPAELGGEDGLGAEPLVRVSIFMSVFDVHINRTPLAGTVRRVVYISGKFLNADLDKASEENERQHILVEGLDGRRVGFTQIAGLVARRIVSFVKSGDIVATGQRVGLIRFGSRVDVYLPDDMVCQVALGQRSVAGETVLARTGGCPVDGIDQ, encoded by the coding sequence ATGACCTCGCTCGAAAAGCCCGAAATCGGCACGACCACCGTCAAGTGGCGCTTTCCCTCCGTCCATCCGGAGGGGCGCAAATATGTTGCCATCGCGGCGGCGATCACCTTCATCGTCTGGCTTTTCGTGCCCGTTCTGACATGGCCGTTCATCGGCCTGACCGTGTGGGTCGCGGCGTTTTTTCGCGATCCCGTTCGCGTCACGCCGATTGGCGAGGACGTGCTCACCGCACCCGCCGACGGCCTGATCACCATGATCGAGCGCGTGCCGGTCCCCGCCGAACTCGGTGGAGAAGACGGGCTGGGCGCGGAACCGCTGGTGCGCGTGTCGATCTTCATGAGCGTGTTCGACGTCCACATCAATCGTACGCCGCTCGCCGGCACCGTTCGGCGGGTCGTCTATATTTCGGGCAAGTTCCTGAACGCCGATCTCGACAAGGCGAGCGAAGAAAATGAGCGCCAGCATATCCTGGTCGAGGGGCTGGACGGGCGCCGCGTCGGGTTCACCCAGATTGCCGGCCTGGTCGCGCGCCGTATCGTCAGTTTCGTGAAGTCCGGCGATATCGTCGCGACCGGCCAGCGGGTCGGCCTGATCCGCTTCGGCAGCCGCGTCGACGTCTATCTGCCCGACGACATGGTCTGCCAGGTAGCCCTCGGGCAGCGCAGCGTGGCGGGGGAAACCGTTCTCGCCAGGACCGGCGGCTGCCCGGTCGACGGCATCGACCAGTGA
- a CDS encoding cation:proton antiporter — MAFSLENGGFSDALVILGAAGLVIPAFARFRISPVIGFILVGLLVGPAGLGALVPRYSLLYHVTISDPHSIEPFAEFGIILLLFSIGLELSFKRLWAMRTLVFGVGAAELLISGLIIGVVLHFIGQAWSGAVGLGLALALSSTALVLPIAGTQSASGRAAFAMLLFEDLALVPIIFLLGALAPNATDEGWSNLVNVLIRGGITIAVLFIGGRLVLPRLFAQAARTKSPELFLAASLLVVIIASLATAAAGLSPIVGALIAGLLIAETEYRAEVEVMTGPFKGLALGVFLITVGMRLDLRLVALNWELLLVAILGVMLVKAAVTTALVKLTGARTGTAAETGVMMASPSETTLIVMGVASAAGLILPSTASFWTTVTAIGLTITPLLAKAGQTIARNIERRTDALPPEAEVTAEGPGTVIIGFGRVGRTVADMLQMHGKKFIAIEADIDAVNAARRDNYPIIFGDVSRSELVDRLNLGRADALILTMDEPVLSVNLTRRVRGWVPAIPIIARARDWNHAAELYKAGATDAVPETLESSLQLSEAVLVDLGVAMGPVIASIHEKRDQMRKAIQQAAELDREPKLRRTRVGEAAPEA; from the coding sequence ATGGCATTCAGTCTCGAAAATGGCGGCTTCAGCGATGCGCTGGTGATCCTCGGTGCCGCGGGACTGGTGATCCCCGCCTTTGCGCGTTTCCGGATCAGCCCGGTGATCGGTTTCATCCTCGTCGGCCTGCTGGTGGGACCTGCGGGGCTCGGCGCGCTCGTGCCGCGATATTCCCTGCTCTATCACGTCACCATTTCGGATCCGCACTCGATAGAACCGTTTGCGGAATTCGGCATCATTCTGCTGCTGTTCTCGATCGGACTGGAACTCTCCTTCAAACGCCTATGGGCGATGCGCACTCTGGTGTTCGGCGTCGGTGCAGCGGAACTCCTGATATCCGGTCTGATCATCGGGGTGGTGCTGCATTTCATCGGCCAGGCCTGGAGCGGCGCAGTCGGCCTGGGGCTCGCGCTGGCATTGTCTTCCACCGCGCTCGTGCTGCCGATCGCGGGCACGCAGAGCGCATCGGGGCGCGCCGCCTTCGCGATGCTGTTGTTCGAAGACCTCGCCCTGGTTCCGATCATCTTCCTGCTCGGCGCGCTCGCGCCCAATGCCACCGATGAAGGCTGGTCCAATCTCGTCAACGTCCTGATCCGCGGCGGGATCACGATCGCCGTGCTGTTCATCGGCGGACGGCTGGTTCTTCCCCGCCTGTTCGCGCAAGCGGCGCGAACCAAGAGTCCCGAACTTTTCCTCGCGGCAAGCCTGCTCGTCGTCATCATCGCGAGCCTTGCCACGGCAGCGGCCGGGCTGTCGCCGATCGTGGGTGCGCTGATCGCCGGCCTGCTGATCGCGGAGACCGAATATCGTGCAGAGGTCGAAGTGATGACGGGCCCCTTCAAAGGGCTGGCGCTCGGCGTGTTCCTCATCACCGTGGGAATGCGGCTGGACCTGCGGCTGGTCGCCCTGAACTGGGAATTGCTGCTGGTCGCCATCCTCGGCGTGATGCTGGTCAAGGCGGCCGTCACGACCGCACTCGTGAAACTGACCGGCGCCCGCACCGGCACGGCCGCCGAAACCGGGGTGATGATGGCCAGCCCGTCGGAAACGACGCTGATCGTCATGGGCGTTGCGAGCGCGGCCGGGCTGATCCTGCCGTCCACTGCGTCGTTCTGGACGACGGTCACGGCGATCGGGCTTACCATCACACCACTGCTGGCCAAGGCGGGCCAGACGATCGCGCGGAATATCGAGCGCCGCACCGACGCCCTGCCGCCCGAAGCGGAAGTGACCGCCGAAGGCCCCGGCACCGTCATCATCGGTTTCGGCCGCGTCGGCCGTACCGTCGCCGACATGCTTCAGATGCACGGCAAGAAATTTATCGCGATAGAGGCCGATATCGATGCGGTGAATGCCGCGCGGCGCGACAATTACCCGATCATCTTCGGCGATGTGTCCCGCTCGGAACTGGTCGACCGCCTGAACCTGGGTCGCGCCGATGCGCTGATCCTGACGATGGACGAGCCGGTGCTGTCGGTGAATCTGACCAGGCGGGTGCGCGGCTGGGTGCCCGCCATTCCCATCATCGCCCGTGCCCGCGACTGGAACCATGCCGCCGAGCTTTACAAGGCAGGTGCGACCGACGCGGTGCCGGAAACGCTGGAAAGTTCGCTGCAACTGTCCGAGGCCGTGCTCGTCGATCTGGGCGTGGCAATGGGCCCGGTCATCGCCTCGATCCACGAAAAGCGCGATCAGATGCGCAAGGCCATCCAGCAAGCCGCCGAACTCGACCGCGAACCCAAGCTGCGACGGACCCGGGTTGGCGAAGCCGCGCCGGAGGCCTGA
- the rpsB gene encoding 30S ribosomal protein S2, with the protein MAAPVVTMQQLLESGAHFGHQTHRWNPKMKPYIFGDRNGVHIIDLSQTVPLFARALDFISQTVASGGKVLFVGTKRQAQQPIAEAALRSGQHFVNHRWLGGMLTNWKTISGSIKRLKNIEETLSGDTHGFTKKEVLQMTRERDKLELSLGGIRDMNGLPDIMFVIDANKEELAIKEANTLGIPVVAVLDTNVSPDGIAFPVPANDDASRAIRLYCEAIAVAASRGGQDAMSRSGADVGAMAEPPAEAALSEAPEAPAEAPKQPAAEAKPAAAEAEKKADAGPANGDPEDKAASTDPETAEEGERQIDA; encoded by the coding sequence ATGGCGGCACCTGTCGTCACCATGCAGCAATTGCTTGAATCCGGCGCGCATTTCGGTCACCAGACCCATCGCTGGAACCCGAAGATGAAGCCTTATATCTTCGGTGATCGCAACGGCGTTCACATCATCGACCTGTCGCAGACCGTTCCGCTGTTCGCGCGCGCGCTCGACTTCATTTCGCAGACCGTCGCGTCGGGCGGCAAGGTGCTGTTCGTCGGCACCAAGCGGCAGGCGCAGCAGCCGATCGCCGAAGCGGCGCTCCGCTCGGGCCAGCATTTCGTCAACCATCGCTGGCTGGGCGGTATGCTCACCAACTGGAAGACGATCTCGGGCTCGATCAAGCGTTTGAAGAATATCGAGGAGACGCTGTCGGGCGACACGCACGGCTTCACCAAGAAGGAAGTCCTGCAGATGACCCGCGAGCGCGACAAGCTCGAGCTGTCGCTGGGCGGCATTCGCGACATGAACGGCCTTCCCGACATCATGTTCGTCATCGACGCGAACAAGGAAGAGCTGGCGATCAAGGAAGCCAACACGCTCGGCATTCCCGTGGTCGCGGTGCTCGATACGAATGTTTCGCCCGACGGCATCGCCTTTCCGGTTCCGGCGAATGATGATGCGAGCCGCGCCATCCGTCTTTATTGCGAAGCGATCGCCGTCGCCGCTTCCCGGGGCGGGCAGGACGCCATGTCCAGGTCGGGCGCCGATGTCGGCGCGATGGCCGAGCCGCCGGCCGAAGCCGCGCTGAGCGAGGCGCCGGAAGCGCCGGCCGAGGCGCCGAAGCAGCCTGCGGCGGAGGCGAAGCCCGCCGCCGCCGAGGCGGAGAAGAAGGCGGACGCAGGGCCCGCGAACGGCGACCCGGAAGACAAGGCCGCTTCAACTGATCCGGAAACGGCCGAAGAAGGCGAGCGTCAGATCGACGCCTGA
- the alaS gene encoding alanine--tRNA ligase has protein sequence MISTNDIRRSFLDYFAGEGHAKVPSAPLVPQNDPTLMFINAGMVPFKNVFTGAEKRDYSIATSAQKCVRAGGKHNDLDNVGYTARHHTFFEMLGNFSFGEYFKDRAIELSWNLLTREWGIDPDRLLVTIYHDDDQAAEIWKRVAGLPDDRIIRIATSDNFWSMGDDGPCGPCSEIFYDHGPEIPGGPPGSPDEDGDRFIEIWNLVFMQYVQEGGKIIGDLPRPSIDTGMGLERIAALLQGKHDNYDTDTFRTLIEESAMLTGTDADGEHKASHRIVADHLRSSGFLVADGVLPANEGRGYVLRRIMRRAMRHAHLLGAKQPLMHRMVPSLVTEMGNAYPELVRAQALIEATLLQEETRFRQTLDKGLKLLDEATASMAEGDTLPGATAFKLYDTYGFPYDLTEDALRSQGLAVDRAGFDAAMAEQKRAARAAWKGSGEQASDDIWFDIADEAGSTEFIGYTATEGEGQIVAIVKDKARVDSARAGDEVVILTNQTPFYGESGGQVGDTGTISNEKGLRAVVDDTSKPLGRLHAHHATIEAGEIAVGDTVHLAIDVDRRDRIRANHSATHLLHAALRNRLGEHVTQKGSLVAPDRFRFDFSHPSALSPEDIAAIEADVNAQIRHNDDVTTRLMTPDDAIAAGAMALFGEKYGDEVRVLSMGEGVDRHYSVELCGGTHVRALGDIALFKIVGESAVSSGVRRIEALTGEAARAWLSAREDRLREAAVALKATPEDVPARVVSLIEERRKLERELAEAKKALALGGGGGQAAGPEDVAGVKFVGQVLDGLDPKALRGAIDEQKNRVGSGVVALVAVSDGRASVAVGVTDDLTGNHNAVDLVRAGVAALGGKGGGGRPDMAQGGGPDGAKADAALDAIRDALAKAKAAA, from the coding sequence ATGATTTCGACCAATGATATTCGCCGCTCGTTCCTCGATTATTTCGCGGGAGAGGGCCACGCCAAGGTGCCGTCGGCGCCGCTCGTCCCGCAGAACGATCCGACGCTGATGTTCATCAACGCCGGCATGGTGCCGTTCAAGAACGTCTTCACCGGCGCGGAAAAGCGGGACTATTCCATCGCGACCAGCGCACAGAAATGCGTGCGCGCGGGCGGCAAGCACAACGATCTCGACAATGTCGGCTACACCGCCCGGCATCACACCTTTTTCGAGATGCTCGGCAACTTCTCCTTCGGCGAGTATTTCAAGGACCGCGCGATCGAACTGTCGTGGAACCTGCTGACGAGGGAATGGGGCATTGATCCAGACCGGCTGCTCGTCACCATCTATCACGACGACGACCAGGCGGCGGAAATCTGGAAGCGGGTCGCTGGGCTTCCCGACGATCGTATCATTCGCATCGCCACCTCGGACAATTTCTGGTCGATGGGCGATGACGGTCCGTGCGGTCCGTGCTCCGAGATCTTCTATGACCACGGTCCCGAAATCCCCGGCGGCCCACCGGGGAGCCCGGATGAGGACGGCGACCGCTTCATCGAGATCTGGAACCTCGTCTTCATGCAATATGTGCAGGAAGGCGGAAAGATCATCGGCGATCTGCCCAGGCCGTCAATCGATACCGGCATGGGGCTGGAGCGCATCGCGGCGCTTCTGCAGGGCAAGCACGACAATTACGACACCGACACGTTCCGCACGCTGATCGAGGAATCGGCGATGCTGACCGGCACCGACGCCGATGGCGAGCACAAGGCGAGTCACCGCATTGTCGCCGATCACCTCCGGTCCAGCGGATTCCTGGTCGCCGACGGTGTGCTGCCGGCGAACGAGGGCAGGGGCTATGTGCTGCGCCGGATCATGCGTCGCGCGATGCGGCATGCGCATCTCCTCGGTGCGAAGCAGCCGCTGATGCACCGCATGGTGCCGAGTCTCGTCACCGAAATGGGCAATGCCTATCCCGAACTGGTCCGCGCGCAGGCGCTGATCGAGGCGACACTGTTGCAGGAAGAGACACGCTTCCGCCAGACGCTCGACAAGGGATTGAAGCTGCTTGACGAGGCGACCGCGAGCATGGCCGAGGGCGATACGCTGCCCGGCGCCACTGCGTTCAAACTCTACGATACGTACGGCTTTCCCTATGACCTGACCGAAGACGCGCTGCGCTCGCAAGGGCTGGCGGTCGATCGCGCCGGGTTCGATGCCGCGATGGCCGAACAGAAGCGCGCGGCGCGCGCGGCATGGAAGGGCTCGGGCGAGCAGGCGTCGGACGACATCTGGTTCGACATTGCCGACGAAGCCGGCTCGACCGAATTCATCGGCTATACCGCCACCGAAGGCGAGGGCCAGATCGTCGCCATCGTCAAGGACAAGGCACGCGTCGATAGCGCCAGGGCGGGTGATGAGGTCGTCATCCTGACCAATCAGACGCCCTTCTACGGCGAAAGCGGCGGACAGGTCGGCGACACCGGAACTATCAGCAATGAAAAGGGCTTGCGTGCCGTTGTTGACGACACGTCGAAGCCGCTGGGCCGTCTGCACGCGCACCATGCCACGATCGAAGCGGGCGAGATCGCGGTGGGCGACACCGTCCATCTCGCCATCGATGTCGACCGGCGCGACCGCATTCGCGCCAACCATTCGGCGACGCACCTGCTGCACGCAGCGTTGCGCAATCGTCTGGGCGAGCATGTGACGCAGAAGGGCAGCCTCGTCGCACCGGACCGCTTCCGCTTCGACTTCTCGCATCCCTCGGCTCTCAGCCCCGAAGACATTGCCGCGATCGAGGCGGATGTGAATGCGCAGATCCGCCACAATGACGACGTCACGACGCGCCTGATGACCCCCGACGACGCGATCGCAGCGGGGGCGATGGCGCTGTTCGGCGAGAAGTACGGCGACGAGGTTCGCGTGCTCTCGATGGGCGAGGGCGTCGACAGGCATTACTCGGTCGAGCTGTGCGGCGGCACGCACGTTAGGGCCCTCGGCGATATCGCGCTGTTCAAGATCGTCGGCGAAAGCGCCGTATCCAGCGGCGTTCGCCGGATCGAGGCGCTTACCGGTGAAGCGGCGCGGGCGTGGTTGAGCGCGCGCGAAGACCGCCTGCGCGAGGCGGCAGTGGCGCTCAAGGCGACGCCCGAGGATGTTCCGGCGCGTGTCGTCAGCCTGATCGAGGAACGCCGCAAGCTCGAGCGCGAGCTGGCCGAGGCGAAAAAGGCGCTGGCCCTCGGCGGCGGTGGCGGACAGGCCGCGGGGCCGGAGGACGTCGCGGGCGTGAAGTTCGTCGGCCAGGTGCTCGACGGCCTCGACCCGAAGGCATTGCGCGGCGCGATCGACGAGCAGAAGAACCGCGTCGGCTCGGGCGTCGTGGCGCTGGTCGCGGTCAGTGACGGTCGCGCCTCGGTGGCGGTCGGCGTGACGGACGACCTCACCGGTAATCACAACGCGGTCGATCTCGTCCGCGCGGGCGTCGCGGCGCTCGGCGGGAAGGGCGGCGGCGGTCGCCCCGACATGGCGCAAGGCGGCGGCCCTGATGGTGCCAAGGCCGATGCCGCGCTCGATGCGATCCGCGATGCCCTGGCGAAGGCGAAGGCTGCGGCCTGA
- a CDS encoding NADP-dependent isocitrate dehydrogenase, which translates to MAKIKVKTPVVEIDGDEMTRIIWAWIRERLIQPYLDIDLEYYDLSVTKRDETDDQITVDAANAIKKHGVGVKCATITPDEARVEEFDLKKMWRSPNGTIRNILGGVVFREPIVMSNVPRLVPGWTKPIVVGRHAFGDQYKATDYKVPGPGKLRLVFEGDDGTVIDEEVFQFPGSGVAMAMYNLDESIRDFARASMNYGLQRKWPVYLSTKNTILKAYDGRFKDLFQQVFEEEFEQKFKDAGIEYQHRLIDDMVASALKWHGEFVWACKNYDGDVQSDQVAQGFGSLGLMTSVLMTPDGKTVEAEAAHGTVTRHYRQHEQGKATSTNPIASIFAWTGGLKYRGKFDNTPDVTKFAETLEKVCVDTVEGGQMTKDLAILIGPEQSWMTTEQFFEAIRSNLEIEMKKQGLG; encoded by the coding sequence ATGGCGAAGATCAAGGTGAAGACGCCCGTCGTGGAGATCGACGGCGACGAAATGACCCGTATCATCTGGGCGTGGATTCGCGAGCGGCTGATCCAGCCCTATCTCGACATCGACCTTGAATATTACGACCTTTCCGTCACGAAGCGCGATGAGACCGACGACCAGATCACGGTCGACGCCGCCAACGCCATCAAGAAGCACGGCGTCGGCGTGAAGTGCGCCACCATCACCCCCGACGAGGCGCGGGTCGAAGAATTCGACCTCAAGAAGATGTGGCGCTCCCCCAACGGCACGATCCGCAACATCCTGGGCGGCGTCGTTTTCCGCGAACCGATCGTCATGTCGAACGTCCCGCGCCTGGTGCCGGGTTGGACCAAGCCGATCGTCGTCGGCCGCCATGCCTTCGGCGACCAGTACAAGGCCACCGACTACAAAGTGCCGGGACCGGGCAAGCTGCGCCTCGTCTTCGAGGGCGACGACGGCACCGTGATCGATGAGGAGGTGTTCCAGTTTCCCGGTTCGGGCGTCGCCATGGCGATGTACAACCTCGACGAATCGATCCGCGATTTCGCCCGCGCCAGCATGAATTACGGCCTGCAGCGCAAATGGCCGGTCTATCTGTCGACCAAGAACACCATCCTCAAGGCGTATGACGGCCGCTTCAAGGACCTGTTCCAGCAGGTGTTCGAGGAAGAGTTCGAGCAGAAATTCAAGGATGCCGGTATCGAATACCAGCACCGGCTGATCGACGACATGGTTGCCAGCGCGCTCAAATGGCATGGCGAATTCGTCTGGGCCTGCAAGAATTACGACGGCGACGTGCAATCGGATCAGGTCGCCCAGGGCTTCGGCTCGCTGGGCCTGATGACCTCGGTCCTCATGACTCCCGACGGCAAGACGGTCGAGGCGGAGGCCGCGCACGGCACCGTCACCCGCCATTATCGCCAGCACGAGCAGGGCAAGGCGACCTCGACCAATCCGATCGCCTCGATCTTCGCCTGGACCGGCGGTCTGAAATATCGCGGCAAGTTCGACAACACGCCGGATGTCACCAAGTTCGCGGAGACCCTGGAAAAGGTCTGTGTCGACACCGTCGAGGGCGGTCAGATGACCAAGGACCTGGCAATCCTGATCGGTCCGGAACAGAGCTGGATGACGACCGAGCAGTTCTTCGAGGCGATCCGATCCAATCTCGAGATCGAGATGAAAAAGCAGGGCCTGGGATGA
- the tsf gene encoding translation elongation factor Ts, with protein sequence MAEITAAAVKELRERSGAGMMDCKKALNESGGDLEGAVDWLRTKGLAAAQKKSSRTAAEGLVGVAVAGPKGAAVEVNSETDFVAKNEQFQNFVGEVTQIALAEGDDVETLKKAKMPSGTTVEDALTNNIATIGENQSIRRAKVLEVSEGAVIPYVHNAVSGNLGKIGVLVALESDAGVDVLEPLGRQLAMHIAATFPLALDESGLDQDVLERERQIATEKAQESGKPAEIIEKMVEGSVKKFAKENALLSQIFVIDNKTPIADVVAKAGKDAGAKIVLKDYVRFQLGEGIEKEESDFAAEVAATAGTKK encoded by the coding sequence ATGGCCGAGATTACGGCAGCAGCGGTGAAAGAACTGCGCGAGCGCTCCGGCGCCGGCATGATGGACTGCAAGAAGGCGCTGAACGAAAGCGGCGGCGACCTGGAAGGCGCGGTCGACTGGCTGCGCACCAAGGGGCTCGCCGCGGCGCAGAAGAAGTCCAGCCGGACCGCGGCCGAAGGGCTGGTCGGCGTTGCCGTCGCCGGTCCGAAGGGCGCCGCGGTCGAGGTCAATTCCGAGACCGATTTCGTTGCCAAGAACGAGCAGTTCCAGAATTTCGTGGGCGAGGTCACCCAGATCGCGCTGGCGGAAGGCGACGACGTCGAGACCCTGAAGAAGGCGAAAATGCCGTCGGGCACCACGGTCGAGGATGCGCTGACCAACAATATCGCCACGATCGGCGAGAATCAGAGCATTCGCCGCGCCAAGGTGCTGGAAGTGTCCGAAGGTGCGGTGATCCCGTACGTGCACAATGCGGTTTCGGGCAATCTCGGCAAGATCGGCGTGCTCGTCGCGCTCGAATCGGATGCCGGTGTCGACGTGCTCGAACCGCTGGGCCGCCAGCTCGCGATGCACATCGCCGCGACCTTCCCCCTGGCGCTCGACGAATCGGGCCTCGACCAGGACGTGCTGGAGCGCGAGCGCCAGATCGCGACCGAAAAGGCTCAGGAATCCGGTAAGCCGGCCGAGATCATCGAGAAGATGGTCGAAGGCTCGGTGAAGAAGTTCGCGAAGGAGAATGCCCTTCTGAGCCAGATCTTCGTGATCGACAACAAGACCCCGATTGCGGACGTCGTCGCCAAGGCCGGCAAGGACGCCGGCGCGAAGATCGTCCTCAAGGACTATGTCCGCTTCCAGCTCGGTGAGGGTATCGAGAAGGAAGAAAGCGACTTCGCGGCCGAAGTGGCGGCCACGGCGGGCACGAAGAAGTAA
- a CDS encoding FAD-dependent oxidoreductase produces the protein MADIDTDLCIVGGGPAGMIAGLLFARAGVRTTVLEKHADFLRDFRGDTVHPSTLTVFHELGLLDELLDRPHQRVDRIGGRIAGEQLRIVDFTHLAVPAPYIALMPQWHFLDFVADVARRYPSFTLHRSCEATGLIEEAGSVIGVRTGEGEIRSRLVLAADGRHSTIRRDAGLPSRIIGAPMDVFWFRLPKTEQPENDSMGVFDSGRIFVLIDRGDYWQCALVFPKGGADRIRSEGLDKFRDRVGAVGPETAEGADAITRWDDVKLLTVTVDRLEKWHKPGLQIIGDAAHAMSPIGGVGINLAVQDAVAAANVLAGAMAAGDDPDPLLHRIEDRRMLPTRLTQAMQKAIQDRVIAPLLEGADPLERPPLIARAIDRFPPLRRIPARAIGLGFRPEHVRSPKASAHRP, from the coding sequence ATGGCCGATATCGACACCGATCTGTGCATCGTCGGCGGCGGACCCGCCGGAATGATCGCCGGCCTGCTGTTCGCGCGTGCCGGCGTGCGGACGACGGTACTCGAAAAGCACGCCGATTTCCTGCGCGATTTCAGAGGGGATACCGTCCACCCCTCGACACTTACGGTCTTTCACGAGTTGGGGCTGCTCGACGAACTGCTCGATCGCCCGCACCAGCGCGTCGACCGCATCGGCGGGCGCATCGCCGGCGAGCAGCTCCGGATCGTCGACTTCACGCACCTGGCCGTCCCTGCGCCCTATATCGCGCTGATGCCGCAATGGCATTTCCTAGATTTCGTCGCCGATGTCGCGCGGCGTTATCCGTCCTTCACGCTGCACCGATCATGCGAGGCGACCGGGTTGATCGAGGAAGCGGGCAGCGTGATCGGCGTGCGCACCGGCGAGGGCGAGATACGAAGCCGCCTCGTCCTCGCCGCCGATGGTCGTCATTCGACGATCCGCCGCGACGCCGGCCTGCCGTCGCGCATAATCGGCGCGCCGATGGACGTGTTCTGGTTTCGCCTGCCCAAGACCGAGCAGCCGGAAAACGATTCGATGGGCGTGTTCGACAGCGGCCGCATCTTCGTGCTGATCGACCGCGGCGATTATTGGCAGTGCGCCTTGGTCTTTCCCAAGGGCGGCGCCGACAGGATTCGGTCGGAAGGCCTCGACAAGTTCCGCGATCGGGTGGGCGCCGTCGGGCCCGAAACGGCCGAAGGCGCCGATGCGATCACGCGTTGGGACGACGTCAAACTGCTTACCGTGACCGTCGACCGGCTGGAGAAATGGCACAAGCCGGGCCTGCAGATCATCGGCGACGCGGCGCACGCGATGTCGCCGATCGGCGGCGTCGGCATCAATCTCGCGGTGCAGGATGCCGTCGCCGCGGCCAATGTGCTCGCGGGGGCGATGGCGGCGGGCGACGACCCCGACCCGCTGCTCCATCGTATCGAGGATCGCCGCATGCTGCCGACGCGGCTTACCCAAGCGATGCAGAAGGCGATTCAGGACCGCGTCATCGCGCCGCTGCTCGAAGGTGCCGATCCGCTCGAACGACCGCCGTTGATCGCGCGCGCGATCGATCGCTTCCCCCCACTTCGCCGCATTCCGGCACGCGCGATCGGGCTGGGATTCCGGCCGGAGCATGTCCGGTCGCCGAAAGCATCCGCACATCGACCGTGA
- a CDS encoding TonB family protein, translating to MSDTDAGAALLPGPGTGAGGEGSGTGSGHGDLGVGGGVAIGSKRIAGTIDDADYPPSARAARAEGAATVQFIVGTDGRAHDCTVMRSSGNAALDATTCRLIEQRYRYRPARNLDGDAVPERRAWKQSWWLERGRGRLDRSHATP from the coding sequence ATGTCCGATACCGATGCCGGGGCCGCCCTTCTGCCCGGTCCCGGCACCGGGGCCGGCGGCGAAGGAAGCGGCACAGGCAGTGGCCATGGCGATCTTGGCGTCGGCGGCGGCGTCGCGATCGGGTCGAAGCGGATCGCCGGCACGATAGATGATGCGGACTATCCGCCGAGCGCCCGCGCTGCCCGAGCAGAGGGAGCCGCCACCGTTCAGTTCATTGTCGGAACCGATGGCCGGGCGCACGATTGTACGGTCATGCGCTCAAGCGGCAATGCTGCGCTGGACGCCACCACCTGCCGCCTGATTGAGCAGCGCTACCGCTATCGTCCGGCGCGGAACCTCGACGGCGATGCCGTGCCGGAACGGCGCGCCTGGAAGCAGAGCTGGTGGCTGGAACGCGGCCGAGGTCGGCTTGATCGCTCGCACGCCACGCCCTAG